The Coffea eugenioides isolate CCC68of unplaced genomic scaffold, Ceug_1.0 ScVebR1_1260;HRSCAF=2081, whole genome shotgun sequence genome segment AATAGGAACTCAACTGATCATCAGTAGCTATTAAAATGCACACAAACAGTTACAAAGTTAAGAACATAGCATTTATAGGCAGGCTAAATGGGGCAAAAAAGAATCAAGTGCTGTTTAATTGGGACAGATTTAATTATTGATCGTGTAGAGTATTTATGAGACATTAGAGTGGCAGATTTAAAATTATGCAttaccctttttttcttttgaaaacaatAACACCTCATGCATAGTTGATAGATACGTGCTAGGTAGAGCTAAGcgaattttctatttttggggAAAAATAAGACATTCAATGCCTgttttacattttttaaaaaaaattctttcccTACTAATAAAAAAGTAAAGGAATAAAGAAACCAAAATCCTTtagttttttggatttttttttcaatttttcgtTCTTTACTTgcaaataaaaaagtaaaaaggaaaccataatcatttttcaattttttctttttttaaaaaaatgttttttctactaaaaaaagtaaacaaaaaaaagaaaccaaaatatttttgtgcttttttggattttttgatttttttggtcttttttgtttttgtcaatgttttttgttctttgcttgcaaataaaaaaggaaaaaagaaacgaaaatcttttttcactttttttgatttttcaagtttttttaaaattcttttcctaccaaagaaaagtaaacgaaaaaaaaagaagccaaaatatttttgtgcttttttggatttttggaatttttttgtcttttttttcaatgttttttgttctttgcttgcaataaaaagaaaaaaaaagagacgaaatcctttttcacttttttgatttttcaatttttttgaaaattcttttccTACCAAAGAaagtaaaccaaaaaaaaagaagccaaaatatttttgtgcttttttggatttttggattttttttgtatttttttttcaatgttttttgttctttgcttgcaaataaaaaagaaataaaagagacGAAaatctttttttcactttttgatttttcaattttttttgaaaattcttttccTACCAAAGAAAAGTAAACGAAAAAGATGAAGCCAaatcttttttgcttttttggattttttgattttttttcaattttttttagcaaataaaaaagaaaaaaaggaggaaaccaaaatctttttttcttaatttttaaattttttttgtctttttggtttttcattgttttttgaaatttatgATTCTCTTCCTAGCTACTACCAGGCTAATTACTTAGCTAATAATCAGATAAACCAGTGAAAGAAATTGAGATTTTCAAACCTGTTGTTGCGCTTTGCCCGCCAAATCCTCAGCAACTCTGGACAGGGTCCGCAAATTCAGTTTCACGATCGTATCCACAAAGGCACACGTCTCTTCTTTCGTGTTGGCCTCGGCCGCATCAATCACGTAAGTCTCCACAACCACCGTCTCATTGCTGCCATTGGGGTATAGGCTCATGATCGAGCGATAGTTCGACAACCGTGGTCGCCGCTGACAATGCTGAACCCGCAGATGCGCTGATCATGATCAAGAATCTCCAGCCGCTCGATGCTATAGGAGGCTGGAAGTCCTGACGCGACATCCACACGGCGTAAGCATCCGACTTGGTTCGCCTGGCCATCTATGATTCTGCAGGATCTCACGAACGGCTTGTAGCGTTGAGGATTTTCAAAGTCGGAAACCAGAGCCCAAACGACGGAGGCAGGAGCTGCGATAGTTTGGAACAAAGTAGATGAACATTCGTTCGGCTGCAAAACAGGGTTGTGGTCGCTGGAAACGGTTGGGGGAGGCTGAAAAACCATGGTTGTGGAAGGGGGCGTGGGAGgaaattttttaacaatttcttcaatgaaaacTATGAAGGAGTTTCTCTTCTGTGAGGAAGTTAGAAGAATAGTGACTGTGTATTTATAGGCGTAGGAGAAATTGCTCCAATTCCTAAGAGGAGAAGGACTATTACCAAACTAAGGAAGGATTAGGATTATGATTTCCTATGTGGAAAAGAATTGGATATCAGGTGGAAGTGGCAGGCTGGCTGGCGAACCATCCGTTCTGCTAAATTTGGGTTGATCGAATTACGCCATTAACAATCggataaaatatagaaaagccCCTTAAGGTTAAGTGAACATACAAAAAAACCCCCTATAGTTTCTAAGCATACACTCCGGTAACTTATGGTttgaactaatttaaaaaagTGATGGAAATCGTTTGAATTAACGAGTTTGAAATACACGCGCTTCTTTTGCGAGTATTTATactgaaaataaataaattttcaattgATATACATATTATACTCCTAGAGTTATAATATAGAAAAgccccctccccttcccccaCCATGATTAATCAAACCTACAAAAAAAACCCTTATAGTTTCAAATCATACAATCCAAATCTCATGGTTTAAATTAATGTGAAAGTCggcaaaaatcatttgaattaaTGAGTTTGAGGTTGCTTGacatgaaaaataattttttaaattcaaatttttagtTGATATACCTATTAAACACCTTAGAactcataaaattttcaaaaaaactcCCAATATAACTCATCTTTATttctatatataaaataaataaataaaattctcAAATAAAACTCATCTTATTTCTAtccataaataaataactaGAAACTTCCAAATACAGCTTATCTTATTCCtatgcacaaaataaataaatcaaaattacATGTAACCATGGGGGTTTTTTCCACATATTGGTTTAATCACAAGAAGCTTTTCCGTGAGTTTGTTTAATAGGATGGTTGTTAGAAGTTAGAACTGGCCGTGGCGCAGGCTGGCTGGAGAACCATCTAAATTTGGGTTAATTGAATTACGCCATTAACTATTGGGTAAAATATAGAAATGCCCCTTGAGATCAAGTAAACATATAGAAAAACCCCCTATAGTTTTTAAACATATACTCCGGTACCTCatggtttgaaattattttaaaaacCGATGGAAATCGTTGAATTAACGGGTTTGAAATACACGCGTTTCTTTGCGAGTATTTGTGCTAGAAACAAGCCAATTTTTAATTGATATACCTATTATACTCTTAGAGTTATAATACAAAAAAGTCCCCTGTGATTAATCAAACCTACAAAAAAAGCCCTTATGGTTTCAAATCATACAATACAATATCTCGTGATTTTGAATTAATGTGAAAATCGGCAAAAGTCATTTAAATTAATGAGTTCGAGTTTGAGATTCCTTgacttgaaaaataatttttttaattcaaaattttagttGACATACCTATTAAATACCTTAGAactcataaaattttcaaaaacaaccCAAAACTCCCAATACAACTCACCTTTATttctatatataaaataaataaaaattcttaaataaAACTCACCCTATttctatacataaaataaataaataaaacttcCAAATACAGCTTATCTTATTCCtatgcacaaaataaataaataaataaaaactacatGTAACCATGAGGGGCTTTTTCCATAGATTGGCTTAATCACAGGGTTTTCGGTAAGTTTACTTAATAGGATGGTTGTTAAAAGGTCTtttattgcttatatatatattagggtAATTATGTAATTTCGTCTGCCTCAGCTGGTTTTGACAATTTCCGTTGCTgtttcaaattatttcaaactATGAGAGGTCGAAATGTATGATTCGAAATCATAATGGACTTTTCCGTAGGTTAGCTTAACCACAAGggattttttgtattttaccctaCTTTTAAAGATTgaacattttcattttttttgttgttttgttagAAGCATATATGTTACAAGTTTGAACATAACAAGTCGATATTTTGATTAGAGATCTTTTTTTGGGAtagtttaagttataaaaaataatatatttgtaGAAAAGAAGTCAATTTGCACTAGAATGCCAATATACTGGCTTTTTTGGATTGCCATTCTCTGGCAAAAAATCTCATGTTTTTTGAgaatatttccttgatacaTTTTTCAATGATCTTTTTACTTCATATAAATCACATctaaaaaagtgttacaatataCCCTTccagaaaatgcaatccaaacaatataCTTCCATGATCAATCATAGTAGTATTGCGATTAGGAACCTTTTTTTGCAGTTAGAAtaacaaaaaccaaaaaagaaaaatagaacctAGACAACAAAATCGATTATGTGACTTGACTCTCATGATTACTTGACATAATTCTAATCAAGGTGAAGATAACTTGTAgtattttgggtaatttttttCAAAGGTCAAAAGGTTGTTTGGGTACAAAAGAATATGAGTACTAAACTATAggtttaaatttaatttcatttaaaTCAAAAAAGGGAAGGATTTAGGCTTGTCATTGGGCTATCTGAAGTGAAGTGAGGTTTAACAAACTCAGATTTGGCTCATATAGTTAGTACCATTTTTGGGTTTCGAATTATgagatttgaagtgataaataTGAAACTCATACTTGACTTACAAAATATTCAGATTATAAGTTTAATTTTGACTTAACTCAAGCTCACTTATAACTCCTTAACTtccttaatataattactataattatTAAGTTTTAAACTAATTTGATATCTGCAGAACCACAACATTAAAACTATATAGGAACCAATAACAGTTcattaaaaagtatataaaacCAAGAATTTTTCAACAGTAATATATCCAATTAATTCAATGTAcatagaaaataataataatacacgATCAACAGTCAATACATCTTCAAAGGTCCTCAATTTGCTCATACTGAGATTTGTCCTTCTAAATCTTTGacataattttgtatatttaatattccttatatatatatatatcaaaatataaatatattatatataattatatatatatatatatatgcatattaaAGGGTCAAGCATATATCGGGTTTGACCCTAATAAGATCCAAACTCTACTCACATTTAATTCGGGACTAATATTTAGACCCAATTTTAACCCAATTCAATGAAAGGTTAGGCTCATTAGACTTTTTCTTGGAGTCGAGTTCAAACTGACTCGGCCCAGTAATAGTCCTAGAAGGATTGCCACAGATTTTGATGCTAATTCATTTCCCTCTCAAAATGGTTAAGAAAGGGAATTTAGGGATCAGATGATTAGAGTGGGGGCTTGGTTGGTTGGATAGGTTAATTTGGTAATTTCGGTTATGACATGTGTTTTATTAGATATTAGGAATATGTGAATTTGCCAAAACTTATATGTCTTTAAGAATTTAAATCTTTATATTActacttctcaaaattttccaaaggGAGAAACACAAATTTGATTCTCAATGTTTGACTTGTAGATCAAACTGGTCTCTATTGTATCAGCAAAACAAATATGGTCtctaaattttctgattttaactTTACATTTTTAGTCCCTAATTTTTGAAGTTTCAATCAATATGGTCTCTTAAGTTTCTAGTTATTGTTAGGAgttttacaaagaaaaaaaaggtgtGAATTGATTTAAAGATTTGACAAATGTCATCCTAAATCCCTATAAATTTCATAAAAACACTTTATATCGAGATAATAACATCATTGAACTTAAagagttttattattattttttgaataaGTTACAATCATATGAcaatatatacataatatataaaataaaaaaggaaaattctagtattaatataaaatttattatctttcatgccAGTTCTTGCATGGTTTGTGCATATAGGCCTTAAATTGTTATAGTTAGGAATTGTTATAAAAACTAGCAATCATAGATACTAATATGAAGTGCTTTTACTCATTATGGGTTAATTATCAGTTAATTACTAATAGTATAAAACAATAATTACATATATAATACCAAATTTGAGACCAATTATCCCAAAGGGAAGAAGTATATGAGACATTAGTGGCATGAATAAatgaagtaaaaaaataaaaaaagtttaattagaaTTGCTAGTACCCATTTAAGACAATTGCGGTGTAATTCTTATCTTATTTTATCCTAATATCCTCAATATCACTATTGAAAAATTAAGCGAttaaaatgattaaaatttcaaaaattaggGTTCAAAAGTACAAAGTCAAAATTGTTAAATAACAGTAATTAAATTTTGACCACTAATCATTATTGAGTTTTCATCATTGTTAAATGTACCTAATACCAAAAACTTTGAGAACCAAATTTATTTTGGTGGAAACATTAGAGACTAATTTAGCACATATGCTAAAAATTAGAGACTAAAACTACAATTCCCCctttttccaaaagaaaaatctacaccttttttttgttttatttttgtgcacacatgtgatttttttttttcacctttcATATCACACAACGGTCCAAAAGGACTGACATCAGTTTATAGATTCAATTGTTAAAATGACTTTGTGAATTGTGAGAGTGGTAATTTgtagaaaaattctgtttggTAGAATTTGGATAAAAGAAggatgtgtttgataaaattaaaatttgaaaactgaAGCTTGAAGTCCAAATTCCATTAAGTTAAGTAGTTAAATTGTTATTAGGTCgtatttgataatccaattcatcACTTAAAGTTAATGGATTTAGATATTAACATGTTCATACGtctttgataataaaaaattacacatttgaattaattaaatgatgctaaattttctagacaaaacttactctaaaaaataagtgataagttattcacttatcacttaatctGATATACATTTAAATCTATCACattagtacttaacaattcaataatttaatagattcatatttcaaatttcggattcaaattttaaatttcaattttatcaaacgcatgCTAAATCcaatatatttgagtgtattTTAGAGTAaatgaatagcttatcacttataTTTGAGAGTaagttttgtttagaaaattcaacgttacttaattaatttagacattCTATTTTTGGTTGTCAAATGTGTCTCAAGATGTTCAGATTTGaactcattaaatttaagtactgaATTGAATTATTAAAGAGGGCCTAAATCATTTAGTATAAATCACATTTTATTAGTAAAGTAAGTGGAAGAACTAGGGTATAATACACCATTTGCCATACAAAAGATGGGGcgaaatataaatataaatctCATTTGCGTTACAAATTACAATCCATTAACACAATAATACTGGGAATGAGCACCGATAGACTCAGAAAAGAATGGCTGAAAAACTTGTGACAgcaaaaacagaagaaaaagcaaaagaattGGAAGAAGAAGCAAAGAAAGTGGAACTGAAAACCAAGAAGGAGCTGAAGCCCTGGGAGCAGCACTCTGCTGTCATCACCATTCCTCGTTTTGACTACAATGCCCCTTCTTCCCTCCCCAGTCATTCCCACTCCGGATTCCTCATCACCTGCCCCATCAGTAAGGTCTCTCATCCCATCTCTTCTGTCCAGAAAGTTATgctcttttttttgttatttttgtacttTATTGGCATTTATTTATGTAATTTGCATCTGGGTTTTTGATTTTCAATTTGATTGTTTGGGATAGCCTGGGCAGTGTGGTGATTGATAAAAATGCTTCCTTTGTTATGTAGAGAGGGAGAAGAGTGCAACAAAAGAAGCCA includes the following:
- the LOC113755169 gene encoding abscisic acid receptor PYL6-like, producing MVFQPPPTVSSDHNPVLQPNECSSTLFQTIAAPASVVWALVSDFENPQRYKPFVRSCRIIDGQANQVGCLRRVDVASGLPASYSIERLEILDHDQRICGFSIVSGDHGCRTIARS